One genomic window of Polyangium aurulentum includes the following:
- a CDS encoding ABC transporter ATP-binding protein yields MQNGSTPEPPQIPPEDHVFVDNVKKSFGPTVVLKGITMHLRRNETAVIIGGSGAGKTTLLRILIGLEKPTSGHVWVDGEDMGAMNERQLNRFRQRFGMVFQYAALLDSLTIYENVAFPLREHRKHMSEKEIRDKVVGMLNLLGLENKEERMPSELSGGQRKRVGLARALMLEPKILIYDEPTSGLDPQTSRMVDDLIEETRDRFGVTSVVISHDMASTFRIAHQAFLVIQGQVVASGKPDELAYGDNEVAREFIAASGVAPERLSRVDKQPEPGEAAVRYHAAGSTGASGNAS; encoded by the coding sequence ATGCAGAACGGATCGACGCCGGAACCGCCGCAAATTCCGCCCGAAGATCACGTCTTCGTCGACAACGTGAAAAAATCGTTCGGGCCGACCGTGGTCCTGAAGGGGATCACGATGCACCTGCGGCGCAACGAGACCGCGGTGATCATCGGCGGCTCGGGCGCCGGGAAAACCACGCTCCTGCGCATCCTCATCGGCCTCGAAAAGCCGACGAGCGGCCACGTCTGGGTCGACGGCGAGGACATGGGCGCGATGAACGAGCGCCAGCTCAACCGCTTCCGGCAGCGGTTCGGCATGGTCTTCCAGTACGCGGCTCTGCTCGACTCGCTCACGATCTACGAGAACGTCGCCTTCCCGCTGCGCGAGCACAGAAAGCACATGTCCGAGAAGGAGATCCGCGACAAGGTCGTCGGGATGCTCAACCTGCTCGGGCTCGAGAACAAGGAAGAGCGGATGCCGAGCGAGCTGTCCGGCGGCCAGCGCAAGCGCGTGGGCCTGGCGCGCGCGCTCATGCTCGAGCCGAAGATCCTCATCTACGACGAGCCGACCAGCGGCCTCGACCCGCAGACGAGCCGCATGGTCGACGACCTCATCGAGGAGACGCGCGACCGCTTCGGCGTGACGAGCGTGGTCATCTCGCACGACATGGCGAGCACCTTCCGCATCGCGCACCAGGCGTTCCTGGTCATCCAGGGGCAGGTGGTGGCCTCGGGCAAGCCGGACGAGCTGGCGTACGGCGACAACGAGGTCGCGCGCGAGTTCATCGCCGCCTCCGGCGTCGCGCCCGAGCGCCTGTCGCGCGTGGACAAGCAGCCCGAGCCCGGGGAGGCGGCCGTCCGCTACCACGCCGCCGGCAGCACGGGCGCTTCCGGAAACGCCTCCTGA
- the glnD gene encoding [protein-PII] uridylyltransferase has product MSNEPAGAFARLGREYAARRAELDALVPAPDRPSPPEATGLSLGRKHAKILDDLLAALFDLCASEARAGRACAPGGEPAPHLPEAFERVALGGVGGYGRSAVALRSDLDLRILARDVSTAAAVAEALLYPLWDMGLAIGHQVVTLDDLMDAARTDLPTATSLLDYRHVAGDRALSDELKRRGDAGLFAHSELPRFLKRLEDEIRVRHERFGGSVYLLEPDVKNGAGGLRDLDVALWAAKARFGVFELDDLVRVGALLPREAAEIAAAREMLWRIRNLLHAHAGRRSDRLTFDEQETIASLLFYGEGGEAVEKMMSDYYRSARSISRVLDTLLARAAPVLTRKKPREEELGGGVRMFDGCVTFGEPDLIARDPALAFRMLSAAVERRAPLLPWARDTIARAAADPAWAEALRASTEAARLFRALVTSCEETRLKGGSAIREMHDLGLLVAMIPEFSPVVGRVHHDVYHVYTVDVHSVAAVDRLAELVRGELGAEFSLACRLAAETTRKTMLFFATLLHDVGKAIGGKDHSQRGALMSDDILRRLGFPPEEVAAACNLVRQHLLMYHVATRRDLDDPATIEEFLRDVPDEETLADLFLLTVADLSTTSPTSMTSWKARMLDELYLAAHRALAGIAGDDQRSARAMAAVLDETGALPATTDAEREARREFVKTYLASMPERYLLSNAPAAIAAHAEVAREHADRAVSVALVPSRHPQAAEICVIAADRPGLLASITAALTASRLEVHAAQINSRSLPDGSVQAVDLFWVRDRVEGVEGVERALPGLVRDLDAVLCGRVAPAELASKRKGSSLRDRSTPKVRTQVSLDDRASPRYTVIEIMTRDRPGLLYAISDALYRLGLSIAVAKINTEGTRVADVFYVSDADGKKVAPGRRAAEVRERITSVLEAFEQEGSSGSTWPPSRAER; this is encoded by the coding sequence ATGAGCAACGAGCCCGCAGGGGCCTTCGCTCGCCTCGGCCGCGAGTACGCGGCGCGCCGCGCCGAGCTCGACGCCCTCGTGCCCGCGCCCGACAGGCCCTCGCCGCCGGAAGCGACGGGCCTGTCGCTCGGACGAAAGCACGCCAAGATCCTCGATGATCTGCTCGCTGCCCTGTTCGACCTGTGCGCGAGCGAGGCGCGCGCGGGGCGCGCATGCGCGCCGGGTGGCGAGCCCGCTCCCCACTTGCCCGAGGCCTTCGAGCGCGTGGCCCTCGGCGGCGTCGGGGGCTACGGGCGCTCGGCGGTGGCGCTGCGGAGCGACCTCGACTTGCGCATCCTCGCCCGCGATGTCTCCACCGCGGCAGCCGTGGCCGAGGCGCTGCTCTATCCGCTCTGGGACATGGGCCTCGCGATCGGCCACCAGGTGGTCACCCTCGACGACCTCATGGACGCGGCGCGCACCGACCTGCCCACCGCGACGAGCCTGCTCGACTACCGGCACGTCGCCGGCGATCGCGCGCTCTCCGACGAGCTGAAGCGCCGGGGCGACGCGGGCCTGTTCGCCCACTCGGAGCTCCCGCGCTTCTTGAAGCGGCTCGAGGACGAGATCCGCGTGCGCCACGAGCGCTTCGGCGGATCGGTCTACCTGCTCGAGCCCGACGTGAAGAACGGCGCGGGAGGCCTGCGCGATCTAGACGTCGCGCTCTGGGCAGCGAAGGCGCGCTTCGGGGTCTTCGAGCTCGACGACCTCGTGCGGGTCGGCGCCCTTTTGCCGCGCGAAGCGGCCGAGATCGCCGCCGCCCGCGAGATGCTCTGGCGCATCCGCAACCTCTTGCACGCGCACGCGGGCCGGAGGAGCGACAGGCTCACGTTCGACGAGCAGGAGACGATCGCCTCTTTGCTCTTCTACGGCGAGGGCGGCGAGGCGGTCGAGAAGATGATGAGCGATTACTATCGCTCGGCGCGCAGCATCTCGCGCGTGCTCGACACGCTGCTCGCGCGCGCCGCGCCCGTGCTCACGCGCAAGAAGCCCCGCGAAGAGGAGCTCGGCGGCGGCGTGCGCATGTTCGACGGCTGCGTGACCTTCGGCGAGCCCGACCTGATTGCGCGCGATCCGGCGCTCGCGTTCCGCATGCTCTCGGCCGCGGTCGAGAGGCGCGCGCCGCTCTTGCCCTGGGCCCGCGACACCATCGCGCGCGCCGCAGCAGACCCGGCCTGGGCAGAGGCTCTGCGCGCGAGCACCGAGGCCGCGCGCCTGTTCCGCGCCCTCGTCACCTCCTGCGAGGAGACGCGCTTGAAGGGCGGATCCGCGATACGCGAGATGCACGACCTCGGCCTGCTCGTCGCGATGATCCCGGAGTTTTCGCCCGTGGTCGGGCGCGTCCACCACGACGTCTACCACGTGTACACGGTCGACGTTCACTCGGTCGCCGCCGTCGACAGGCTCGCGGAGCTGGTGCGCGGCGAGCTCGGGGCCGAGTTCTCGCTCGCGTGTCGGCTCGCGGCGGAGACGACGCGCAAGACCATGCTCTTCTTCGCGACGCTCCTGCACGACGTCGGCAAGGCCATCGGCGGCAAGGACCACAGCCAGCGCGGCGCGCTGATGTCGGACGACATCCTGCGCCGCCTCGGCTTCCCGCCCGAGGAGGTCGCCGCGGCCTGCAACCTCGTGCGCCAGCACCTGCTCATGTACCACGTCGCCACGCGCCGAGACCTCGACGATCCCGCGACCATCGAAGAGTTTCTGCGCGACGTGCCCGACGAGGAGACCCTCGCGGATCTCTTCCTGCTCACCGTCGCCGACCTCTCCACGACGAGCCCCACCTCGATGACCTCGTGGAAGGCGCGCATGCTCGACGAGCTTTACCTCGCGGCGCACCGCGCCCTCGCCGGGATCGCGGGCGACGATCAGCGCTCGGCCCGCGCGATGGCCGCCGTGCTCGACGAGACGGGGGCGCTGCCCGCCACCACCGACGCGGAGCGCGAGGCCCGGCGCGAGTTTGTCAAGACGTACCTGGCGTCCATGCCCGAGCGCTACCTGCTCTCGAACGCGCCCGCCGCCATCGCGGCCCACGCCGAGGTCGCGCGCGAGCACGCGGACCGGGCCGTGAGCGTCGCGCTCGTGCCCTCGCGCCACCCGCAGGCCGCCGAGATCTGCGTGATCGCCGCCGACCGTCCCGGCCTGCTCGCCTCCATCACGGCCGCGCTCACCGCGAGCCGGCTCGAGGTGCACGCCGCCCAGATCAACTCGCGCTCTCTGCCCGATGGCTCCGTGCAGGCCGTGGACCTGTTCTGGGTGCGCGATCGCGTCGAGGGCGTCGAGGGCGTCGAGCGCGCGCTGCCCGGCCTCGTGCGCGATCTCGACGCCGTCCTGTGCGGGCGCGTCGCCCCGGCCGAGCTCGCGAGCAAGCGCAAGGGAAGCTCGTTGCGCGATCGTTCGACGCCGAAGGTCCGCACCCAGGTCTCGCTCGATGACCGCGCCTCGCCGCGGTACACGGTCATCGAGATCATGACCCGGGACCGCCCCGGCCTGCTCTACGCCATCTCGGACGCGCTCTACCGGCTCGGGCTGTCGATCGCGGTCGCCAAGATCAACACGGAGGGGACACGCGTGGCCGACGTGTTCTACGTTAGCGACGCGGACGGCAAGAAGGTGGCGCCCGGTCGGCGCGCAGCCGAGGTCCGCGAACGAATCACGTCGGTGCTCGAGGCGTTCGAGCAGGAAGGAAGCAGCGGATCCACATGGCCCCCGTCTCGCGCAGAGCGCTGA
- a CDS encoding CheR family methyltransferase: MASPESSRERAIDLALGLAEELFGFGSSSSTPGWVRDRVRTHLEQQAAQSGLSLNEVAKRLLQDRRAVEEIVASLRVGETRFYRDKAQWEALERQLDHLFPTDVELAVLSAGCSTGEEAYTLGMLLTAARRRFRVLGVDRSAEAIRVAREATYPREAARDIPPAWVERFCDEHNGRLRVGMLVRNSVEFEECDLVQRVPAGPYHLILFKNVLLYLAAPAGEQVARRLANELEEGGLLLPAASEVLRLRNMGLTPFRMAPAVTALRPARRFIGPFRP; the protein is encoded by the coding sequence GTGGCTTCGCCTGAGTCCTCACGAGAGCGCGCGATCGACCTGGCCCTGGGGCTGGCGGAGGAGCTTTTCGGCTTCGGATCGAGCTCGAGCACGCCGGGCTGGGTGCGCGATCGCGTGCGCACGCACCTCGAGCAGCAGGCCGCGCAGAGCGGGCTGTCGTTGAACGAGGTGGCCAAGCGCCTGCTCCAGGACCGCCGCGCCGTCGAGGAGATCGTGGCCTCGCTGCGCGTCGGCGAGACGCGCTTCTACCGCGACAAAGCGCAGTGGGAGGCGCTCGAGCGCCAGCTCGATCACCTCTTCCCCACCGACGTCGAGCTGGCCGTGCTCTCGGCCGGCTGCAGCACCGGGGAAGAGGCCTACACGCTCGGCATGCTGCTCACGGCCGCGCGCAGGCGCTTCCGCGTGCTCGGCGTCGACAGGTCGGCGGAGGCGATCCGCGTCGCGCGCGAGGCGACGTACCCGCGCGAGGCTGCGCGCGACATCCCGCCCGCGTGGGTCGAGCGCTTCTGCGACGAGCACAACGGCCGCCTGCGCGTCGGCATGCTCGTGCGCAACTCGGTCGAGTTCGAGGAGTGCGACCTCGTCCAGCGCGTCCCCGCCGGGCCTTACCACCTCATCCTGTTCAAGAACGTGCTGCTGTACCTCGCCGCGCCCGCAGGGGAGCAGGTGGCCAGGCGCCTCGCCAACGAGCTCGAGGAAGGGGGCCTCTTGCTCCCAGCCGCGAGCGAGGTCCTGCGCCTGCGCAACATGGGCCTCACGCCCTTCCGCATGGCGCCTGCGGTCACCGCGCTGCGGCCTGCGCGGCGCTTCATCGGTCCCTTTCGCCCATGA
- a CDS encoding response regulator, which produces MKTILVVDDEFDIVDVLSDLLTAEGYRVVTASNGREGLTRAAEAHPDLILLDRMMPVVDGAEMLRLLRQDPELDRIPVIMMSAAEGRRLAQELGCAAFLKKPFDLNTLLETVARLVSSEDARAVPFSAH; this is translated from the coding sequence ATGAAGACGATCCTCGTCGTGGATGACGAGTTCGACATCGTCGACGTGCTGAGCGATCTGCTCACCGCCGAGGGGTATCGCGTGGTCACCGCGTCGAACGGCCGCGAGGGGCTCACGCGCGCAGCCGAGGCGCACCCGGATCTCATCCTGCTCGACCGCATGATGCCCGTCGTCGACGGGGCCGAGATGCTCCGGCTCCTGCGACAGGATCCGGAGCTCGATCGCATCCCGGTCATCATGATGAGCGCCGCCGAGGGCAGGCGCCTCGCGCAGGAGCTCGGCTGCGCGGCCTTCCTGAAGAAGCCGTTCGATCTGAACACGCTGCTCGAGACCGTGGCCCGCCTCGTCTCCAGCGAAGACGCGCGGGCCGTCCCGTTCAGCGCGCACTAG
- a CDS encoding RAD55 family ATPase, protein MRQDEQDRTPIERIPSGIPGLDAVLNGGFLSGSVQLLMGPPGSGKTILANQIAFNRAAAGHSAVYVTLLAEAHARMLAHMRSFEFFDASVVPRRIVYMSGYGVLEQGGLDSLLELLGRTIREHSATLLVIDGLATTEEFAPTTSAFKKFLLTLSTSASLTGCTTLLLTVGEEYGRTRAEYATVDGLLLLDRRRAGARSVREVSICKMRGTNYLLGAHSFAIKASGMHVFPRLEACIDALPTPRLPSEPDTRLGFEVPGLDDMLGGGLPRGTATALIGPSGAGKTLLGLSFLAAGAYRNERGIYLGFHEPPPRLVRSAEGIGLRITDLVTRGDIRLLWQLAGESLIDELAGKLLDAVTGPGQKRLFIDGLDGFRNASTEPDRLERFLAALMAELASRDVTTILSDTVSTGDLDTGTLGSMPSTFLDNIVVLRRAERERRSRRYVTALKLHGCGPDPTARRMQISNSGLTVSHSLRAAFRRKGGA, encoded by the coding sequence ATGCGACAGGACGAGCAGGACCGGACTCCGATCGAGCGGATTCCCAGCGGCATTCCAGGGCTCGACGCCGTCCTGAACGGGGGGTTTCTCTCGGGCAGCGTACAGCTTTTGATGGGTCCGCCCGGCAGCGGCAAGACCATCCTGGCCAACCAGATCGCGTTCAACCGGGCGGCCGCAGGGCACTCGGCCGTGTACGTCACCCTCCTCGCCGAGGCGCACGCGCGGATGCTCGCGCACATGCGCTCCTTCGAGTTCTTCGACGCGAGCGTCGTTCCCCGCCGGATCGTCTACATGAGCGGCTACGGCGTCCTCGAGCAGGGCGGGCTCGATAGCCTCCTCGAGCTGCTCGGCCGAACCATCCGCGAGCACAGCGCCACCCTGCTCGTCATCGATGGCCTCGCAACGACAGAGGAATTTGCGCCCACGACGAGCGCCTTCAAGAAATTCCTGCTCACGCTCTCGACGTCTGCGAGCCTCACGGGCTGCACCACGCTCCTGCTCACCGTGGGCGAGGAGTACGGAAGAACCCGAGCCGAGTACGCGACCGTCGACGGTCTGTTGCTGCTCGATCGACGTCGGGCGGGCGCGCGCAGCGTGCGCGAGGTATCGATCTGCAAGATGCGCGGCACCAACTACCTGCTCGGCGCCCATTCGTTTGCGATCAAAGCATCGGGCATGCACGTCTTCCCGCGGCTCGAGGCGTGCATCGACGCGCTGCCGACACCTCGGCTGCCCTCCGAGCCCGACACGCGGCTCGGCTTCGAAGTCCCCGGCCTCGACGACATGCTGGGCGGAGGCTTGCCCAGAGGCACGGCCACCGCGCTGATCGGCCCCTCCGGAGCGGGCAAGACGCTGCTCGGCCTGAGCTTTCTGGCAGCGGGCGCGTACAGGAACGAGCGGGGCATCTACCTCGGCTTCCATGAGCCGCCGCCCCGCCTCGTGCGCAGCGCCGAGGGCATCGGGCTCCGGATCACCGACCTCGTCACGCGCGGTGACATCCGCCTCCTGTGGCAGCTCGCCGGCGAGAGCCTCATCGACGAGCTGGCCGGCAAGCTCCTCGACGCCGTCACCGGCCCCGGGCAAAAGCGCCTGTTCATCGACGGCCTCGACGGCTTTCGCAACGCCTCGACCGAGCCCGACCGGCTCGAGCGCTTCCTCGCCGCCCTCATGGCCGAGCTCGCGAGCCGCGACGTCACCACGATCCTCTCCGATACGGTCTCGACGGGGGACCTGGACACCGGCACGCTCGGGAGCATGCCTTCGACCTTCCTCGACAACATCGTCGTCTTGCGCCGCGCGGAGAGGGAGCGCCGGAGCCGACGCTACGTCACGGCGCTCAAGCTCCACGGCTGCGGGCCCGACCCGACAGCGCGGCGCATGCAGATATCGAACTCGGGTTTGACCGTGAGCCACTCGCTGCGCGCAGCCTTCCGCCGCAAGGGGGGAGCATGA
- the tsf gene encoding translation elongation factor Ts, with translation MAGITPQAIKELRERTQAGMSDCKSALVESEGDMEKAVEIILKKGLAKSAKRAGAVASEGEVRASVSADKRAATLVEVNIQTDFAARNDEFRNFVGEVLTAAETAPAGSDLSGASLRGKTVQDVATDLTAKIGEKVAVRRWDRVEVPAGKSGVAHAYVHLGGKIGVVLALETDSDAVAQHPEVLKFADDTAMQIAAMNPAALRRDQIGEDVKAKQKEIFEGQLREDPKPKPENAWPKIIEGKFNKWFSEVTLTEQESVVVPGQTIDKLREGAAKAAGGTVNILRFVRFERGEGIDKPQGPDFASEVAKMAGG, from the coding sequence ATGGCCGGCATCACCCCGCAGGCGATCAAGGAGCTCCGTGAGCGTACCCAGGCGGGCATGAGCGACTGCAAGAGCGCCCTGGTCGAGTCCGAGGGCGACATGGAGAAGGCAGTCGAGATCATCCTGAAGAAGGGTCTCGCCAAGAGCGCCAAGCGCGCCGGCGCCGTCGCCAGCGAGGGCGAGGTGCGCGCGTCGGTGAGCGCGGACAAGCGCGCCGCCACCCTCGTCGAGGTGAACATCCAGACGGACTTCGCCGCCCGCAACGACGAGTTCCGCAACTTCGTGGGCGAGGTGCTCACCGCCGCCGAGACGGCGCCGGCCGGCAGCGATCTGAGCGGCGCGAGCCTGCGCGGCAAGACGGTCCAGGACGTCGCCACCGACCTCACCGCGAAGATCGGCGAGAAGGTCGCGGTTCGTCGCTGGGATCGCGTCGAGGTCCCCGCCGGCAAGAGCGGCGTGGCGCACGCGTACGTGCACCTCGGCGGCAAGATCGGCGTGGTCCTCGCGCTCGAGACCGACAGCGACGCTGTCGCGCAGCACCCCGAGGTCCTGAAGTTCGCCGACGACACGGCCATGCAGATCGCCGCGATGAACCCGGCCGCGCTGCGCCGCGACCAGATCGGCGAGGACGTGAAGGCCAAGCAGAAGGAGATCTTCGAGGGCCAGCTCCGCGAGGATCCCAAGCCGAAGCCCGAGAACGCCTGGCCCAAGATCATCGAGGGCAAGTTCAACAAGTGGTTCTCCGAGGTCACGCTGACCGAGCAGGAGTCGGTGGTGGTCCCCGGCCAGACGATCGACAAGCTGCGCGAGGGCGCTGCGAAGGCGGCGGGCGGCACGGTGAACATCCTGCGCTTCGTCCGCTTCGAGCGCGGCGAGGGCATCGACAAGCCGCAGGGCCCCGACTTCGCCAGCGAGGTCGCCAAGATGGCTGGCGGCTGA
- the rpsB gene encoding 30S ribosomal protein S2, whose amino-acid sequence MTDIATTEAAPAYAPPAPGEFPLPLRSLLDAGVHFGHQTKRWNPKMRPFIYGARNGIHIVDLDQTVRLFKRAYDFVTEAVGRGGHILFVGTKRQAQDIVQEEARRSGQHFVTNRWLGGTLTNFRTIKQGLDRLRSLERMKEDGTYEQLLKKEVSRLEKERDRLEKYLGGMKGMGSVPSAIFVIDPHQEAIAVNEARKLGVQVIAITDTNCDPDLIDYVIPGNDDAIRSIRLITARIADAALEGSHRRKDNERDQDRGDRQAQGGQQQGGRRDEINVYQGGRGRGGPRRDQQQQ is encoded by the coding sequence ATGACGGACATTGCCACGACTGAGGCCGCGCCGGCCTACGCTCCCCCGGCGCCCGGTGAGTTTCCGCTTCCCCTTCGCTCGCTGCTCGACGCGGGCGTGCACTTCGGCCACCAGACGAAGCGCTGGAACCCGAAGATGCGGCCGTTCATCTACGGCGCGCGCAACGGCATCCACATCGTCGACCTCGACCAGACGGTGCGGCTCTTCAAGCGCGCCTACGACTTCGTCACCGAGGCGGTGGGCCGCGGCGGCCACATCCTGTTCGTCGGCACCAAGCGCCAGGCGCAGGACATCGTGCAGGAAGAGGCCCGCCGCAGCGGGCAGCACTTCGTCACGAACCGCTGGCTCGGCGGCACGCTGACCAACTTCCGCACCATCAAGCAGGGCCTCGACCGCCTGCGCTCGCTCGAGCGGATGAAGGAAGACGGCACCTACGAGCAGCTCCTCAAGAAGGAGGTCTCGCGCCTCGAGAAGGAGCGCGATCGGCTCGAGAAGTACCTCGGCGGCATGAAGGGCATGGGCAGCGTGCCCTCGGCCATCTTCGTGATCGATCCGCACCAGGAGGCGATCGCGGTGAACGAGGCCCGCAAGCTCGGCGTCCAGGTCATCGCGATCACGGACACGAACTGCGATCCGGACTTGATCGACTACGTGATCCCCGGCAACGACGACGCCATCCGGTCGATCCGCCTGATCACGGCGCGCATCGCGGACGCGGCGCTCGAGGGCTCGCACCGTCGCAAGGACAACGAGCGCGACCAGGATCGCGGTGATCGTCAGGCGCAGGGCGGCCAGCAGCAGGGCGGCCGGCGCGACGAGATCAACGTGTACCAGGGCGGCCGCGGTCGCGGCGGGCCGCGCCGGGACCAGCAGCAGCAGTAA
- a CDS encoding lysophospholipid acyltransferase family protein, with product MRLVMGAVGRLPYRWLGPLGALLGLFVGVVLRIRRAHVTAAMARAGVERPDRAARRMYVSLGRGLFELLWLSGRPPGEALGVVIDEASAERFERALGRGRGVVVATAHTGNWDLTACAAAAWIGARREARGEARALHVVTKRLSWRALDRTWQRLRAERGVGLIDARGAVRRVREALVRGDVVAMMVDQVPERESGVAVLPFLGAPARHDLAPVTLAARAGAPIVVVLGRRAEDGRHVIEVVDVLEPLATREAITEATARIARALEGFVLAHPDQWLWMHRRWKGHSSRPLPVF from the coding sequence ATGCGCCTCGTGATGGGCGCGGTGGGCCGCTTGCCCTATCGCTGGCTCGGCCCCCTCGGCGCGCTGCTCGGCCTGTTCGTCGGCGTGGTGCTGCGGATCCGGCGCGCGCACGTGACGGCGGCCATGGCGCGCGCGGGCGTCGAGCGGCCGGACCGCGCCGCGAGGCGGATGTACGTCTCGCTCGGTCGCGGCCTCTTCGAGCTGCTCTGGCTTTCGGGCAGGCCGCCGGGAGAGGCGCTCGGCGTCGTCATCGACGAGGCGTCGGCCGAGCGCTTCGAGCGGGCTCTCGGGCGCGGGCGCGGCGTCGTGGTGGCCACGGCGCACACGGGAAACTGGGATCTCACCGCGTGCGCTGCGGCCGCGTGGATCGGCGCGCGTCGGGAGGCGAGGGGAGAGGCGAGGGCGCTGCACGTGGTGACCAAGCGCCTGTCGTGGCGCGCCCTCGATCGCACCTGGCAGCGCTTGCGCGCGGAGCGCGGCGTGGGGCTCATCGACGCGCGGGGCGCGGTGCGGCGCGTGCGCGAGGCGCTCGTTCGCGGCGACGTCGTGGCGATGATGGTCGACCAGGTCCCCGAGCGCGAATCAGGCGTGGCCGTGCTGCCGTTCCTCGGCGCTCCTGCGCGTCACGATCTCGCGCCGGTGACGCTCGCGGCACGCGCGGGCGCGCCGATCGTCGTGGTGCTCGGCAGGCGCGCCGAAGACGGCCGGCATGTGATCGAGGTCGTCGACGTGCTCGAGCCCCTCGCGACGCGTGAGGCGATCACGGAGGCGACGGCGCGGATCGCGCGCGCCCTCGAGGGGTTTGTCCTCGCGCATCCCGACCAGTGGCTCTGGATGCATCGACGGTGGAAAGGGCATTCGTCTCGGCCTCTGCCTGTTTTCTGA
- a CDS encoding polysaccharide deacetylase family protein, which produces MSPRLAALSVDLDGIPHYHAIHGLAPLPAEATATHAVYDLALARMDAFARAHDLPLTLFAIGADLERPQSASALRSLVERGHAAGNHSLSHRYDLVRAPADAIAREVEEGERAIAKATGERPAGFRAPGYTVSDALFDALEALGVRYDSSVFPCPGYYGAKALVMGALRLVGRTSASVLDTPRVLTAPARPYRPGRPWYRRGRRAFVELPIGVTRWLRLPFIGTSVALAGERGARWLAEGCAEEPLVNLELHAIDFLGVDDGLEHLAPHQPELRVPLARRMDALSAAVETITRRGARFVRLDEAAERFASRAD; this is translated from the coding sequence GTGTCCCCCCGCCTCGCTGCCCTCTCCGTCGACCTCGACGGCATCCCCCACTATCACGCGATCCATGGCCTCGCGCCGCTCCCGGCCGAGGCCACGGCCACGCACGCGGTCTACGACCTCGCCCTCGCGCGGATGGACGCGTTCGCGCGGGCGCACGACCTGCCGCTCACGCTCTTCGCCATCGGCGCCGATCTCGAGCGCCCGCAGAGCGCCTCCGCGCTGCGGAGCCTCGTCGAGCGAGGTCACGCCGCGGGGAACCACTCGCTCTCGCACCGCTACGATCTCGTCCGCGCGCCTGCCGACGCGATCGCGCGTGAGGTCGAGGAGGGCGAGCGGGCGATCGCAAAGGCGACGGGCGAGCGGCCGGCGGGCTTTCGCGCGCCTGGCTACACGGTGAGCGACGCGCTCTTCGACGCGCTCGAGGCGCTCGGCGTTCGCTACGACTCGTCGGTCTTCCCGTGCCCAGGCTACTACGGGGCGAAGGCGCTCGTGATGGGCGCGCTGCGCCTCGTAGGGCGGACGAGCGCCTCGGTGCTCGATACGCCGCGCGTGCTCACGGCGCCGGCGCGGCCCTATCGGCCAGGCCGACCCTGGTATCGCCGAGGGCGTCGCGCGTTCGTCGAGCTGCCGATCGGCGTCACGCGCTGGCTGCGGCTGCCGTTCATCGGCACGTCGGTGGCGCTCGCGGGCGAGCGGGGGGCGCGATGGCTCGCCGAGGGGTGCGCAGAGGAGCCGCTCGTGAACCTCGAGCTGCACGCGATCGATTTCCTGGGCGTCGACGACGGCCTCGAGCACCTCGCCCCGCACCAGCCCGAGCTGCGCGTGCCGCTCGCGCGCCGCATGGATGCGCTCTCGGCGGCCGTGGAGACCATCACGCGACGCGGGGCCAGGTTCGTGCGGCTCGACGAAGCGGCCGAGCGGTTCGCGTCGCGCGCTGATTGA